The Nitrospinota bacterium genome segment TAATTACGATAAAAAGGATTCCGTGGTCGGGCGACCACGGGGAAGCAATATGATTCCCATCGATCAAAAACTCATCGAGACCGCATTGCGGGAGGATGCGTGCGGCAACGACATAACAACCCTGTCCACCGTGCCGGCTTCGGCCAGATGCGTGGCAAAACTTGTGGCCAAGCAGGACTTGACGCTGGCCGGCATAGGCCTTTTCGAAGCTGTGTTCAAAAAGCTGGACCGCAATGTCCTGGTGGCTAAAAAGTTCCGGGACGGGGCCATCGTGCCCAAAGGCGCCGTGATCGCCCTTGTTAAAGGGAAAGCGCGGGCGGTGCTCACAGCGGAGAGGACGGCGCTTAATTTCCTGCAACGGTTGTGCGGGATCGCCACCATTTCCGCAAGTTTCGTGGAAGCAGTGGATGGGACGCAAACTAAAATTCTCGACACCCGCAAGACCACCCCCGGCCTGCGCGACCTGGAGAAATACGCCGTGCGGATGGGGGGGGCGGAGAACCACCGGCGGGACCTTTCGGCCATGGCGCTGATAAAAGAGA includes the following:
- the nadC gene encoding carboxylating nicotinate-nucleotide diphosphorylase is translated as MIPIDQKLIETALREDACGNDITTLSTVPASARCVAKLVAKQDLTLAGIGLFEAVFKKLDRNVLVAKKFRDGAIVPKGAVIALVKGKARAVLTAERTALNFLQRLCGIATISASFVEAVDGTQTKILDTRKTTPGLRDLEKYAVRMGGAENHRRDLSAMALIKENHIAAAGGIAKAVRAAKKAGRGRFVEVEVTNLAELAEALTAGADRVLLDNMTLAMVKKAVKMAKGRAQTEASGNMNLKTVRRYAKAGVDYISVGALTHSAPAADLSLLIVLG